One genomic segment of Vagococcus intermedius includes these proteins:
- the trxA gene encoding thioredoxin TrxA, which translates to MLELTLELFETEVIDSEKPVLIDWWGETCETCIALMPMVEEMSERYGDRLKFTKFNTSQKGVRRFCIKHKIMGLPVITIYQAGEKVAELTKEDITRDSLEELIKKYI; encoded by the coding sequence ATGTTAGAACTTACATTGGAGTTATTTGAAACAGAGGTTATTGATTCTGAAAAACCAGTACTAATTGATTGGTGGGGAGAGACTTGCGAGACTTGTATCGCCTTAATGCCGATGGTTGAAGAGATGTCTGAACGATATGGCGATAGATTAAAATTTACTAAATTTAATACTTCTCAAAAAGGAGTTCGCCGTTTTTGTATTAAACATAAAATTATGGGATTGCCGGTGATTACAATTTATCAAGCAGGTGAAAAAGTAGCAGAATTGACTAAAGAAGATATTACGAGAGATAGTTTAGAAGAGTTGATTAAAAAATATATCTAG
- the grdC gene encoding glycine/sarcosine/betaine reductase complex component C subunit beta has product MNYATLKGASYVLVHTPDMVEKNGTTQTTEKIVNPDSDYLKNFNTHLRSYDDVINYAPNQTYIGNLPPKNLKELPQPWINTPYKGTRYGKLGEIMPQHEFYGVMQICDVFELVHLEKEFASNVRNALATEGLFLDDLDKIKEGVTVMWLEEQLKENHAEGLYLNSKLVGCVLRAHEIDLNLTAHTMLENLVVKASGVIALRHLIKTKGINPEDIDYVIECSEEACGDMNQRGGGNFAKAIAESAGCLNATGSDLRGFCAAPTHALITAASHVSSGTFKNVVILAGGATAKLGMNGKSHIGKGLPILEDVLGAFAVLVGENDGLHPVLRSDLVGRHTVSSGSNPQAVTTALVARPLDKAGYTVHDIDAYSVEMQNPDITKPAGAGDVPEANLKMIAAIGVLRKELEKKELMNFVKEKSLPGWAPTQGHIPSGVPYLGYALDDLMTGDKTRAMIVGKGSLFLGRMTNLFDGVSIIIERNDGKFIEDNRPDMKEEVKSVVADTLRQFAESLTNK; this is encoded by the coding sequence ATGAATTATGCAACATTAAAAGGTGCGAGCTACGTTTTAGTTCATACACCGGATATGGTTGAAAAAAATGGGACAACTCAAACGACAGAGAAGATAGTTAATCCAGATAGTGATTATTTAAAGAATTTCAATACCCATTTAAGAAGTTATGATGATGTCATTAATTATGCTCCTAATCAAACTTATATTGGAAACTTACCTCCTAAAAATTTAAAAGAATTACCTCAGCCTTGGATTAATACGCCTTATAAAGGAACAAGATATGGTAAGTTAGGTGAAATTATGCCCCAACATGAATTTTATGGTGTGATGCAAATTTGTGATGTGTTCGAATTAGTTCATTTGGAAAAAGAATTTGCGAGTAATGTTAGAAATGCTTTAGCAACAGAAGGCCTCTTCTTAGATGATTTAGACAAAATCAAAGAAGGAGTTACTGTTATGTGGTTAGAAGAACAATTAAAAGAAAACCACGCAGAAGGCTTGTATTTAAATAGTAAATTAGTAGGCTGTGTTTTAAGGGCACACGAGATTGATCTTAATTTGACTGCACATACTATGCTAGAAAATTTGGTGGTAAAAGCTAGTGGAGTAATTGCTCTTCGTCATCTTATTAAAACTAAAGGGATTAATCCAGAAGATATTGATTATGTTATCGAATGTAGCGAAGAAGCTTGTGGTGATATGAATCAGCGAGGTGGAGGGAACTTTGCTAAGGCAATTGCTGAATCAGCCGGCTGTTTGAATGCAACGGGTTCTGATTTACGAGGATTTTGTGCAGCCCCGACGCATGCTTTAATTACGGCAGCGTCACATGTCAGTTCAGGTACGTTTAAAAATGTGGTTATTTTAGCAGGTGGAGCGACGGCTAAATTGGGAATGAACGGAAAATCACATATCGGTAAAGGCTTACCTATACTAGAAGATGTATTAGGTGCATTTGCTGTTTTAGTCGGCGAAAATGACGGCCTTCATCCGGTTTTACGCTCTGATTTGGTAGGTCGTCACACTGTTTCTAGTGGATCCAATCCACAAGCTGTTACTACAGCTTTGGTAGCTAGACCTTTAGATAAGGCTGGTTATACCGTTCATGATATAGATGCCTATTCGGTTGAAATGCAAAATCCTGATATTACGAAACCGGCGGGTGCAGGTGATGTTCCTGAAGCTAATCTAAAAATGATAGCTGCGATTGGGGTTTTAAGGAAAGAATTAGAAAAAAAAGAATTAATGAATTTTGTTAAAGAGAAATCATTGCCAGGCTGGGCACCGACACAGGGACATATTCCAAGTGGTGTTCCTTACTTAGGTTACGCTTTAGATGATTTAATGACAGGTGATAAGACACGAGCAATGATTGTTGGAAAAGGCTCTTTATTCTTGGGGAGAATGACCAATTTGTTTGATGGTGTATCCATAATTATTGAACGAAATGACGGTAAATTCATAGAGGATAATAGACCGGATATGAAAGAAGAAGTAAAATCAGTTGTAGCGGATACTTTACGTCAATTTGCAGAAAGTCTGACTAATAAATAG
- a CDS encoding TetR/AcrR family transcriptional regulator C-terminal domain-containing protein, protein MATSLDTKNKIIKTFGQLATEQKVEKINIKEITEFCECNRQTFYYHFSCKSDLLSYFFQIETFGCLSKTQITQENWIGIVSEFLLKISTNKEMYYNILNFDREVFQKNFYEAFKSFFTKYFSGNRTAYNNEISYAEFLSYGFCGIVMDWILTKCKESLELMIVNVVSLVRSIEIK, encoded by the coding sequence ATGGCTACCTCTCTAGATACTAAAAATAAAATAATTAAGACATTTGGGCAGTTGGCAACAGAACAAAAGGTTGAAAAAATAAATATAAAAGAAATAACAGAATTTTGTGAGTGCAATCGTCAAACATTTTATTATCATTTTTCTTGTAAAAGTGATCTTTTAAGTTATTTTTTTCAAATTGAAACCTTTGGGTGTCTATCTAAAACTCAGATTACCCAAGAGAATTGGATTGGCATAGTATCAGAATTTTTATTGAAAATTTCAACTAACAAAGAGATGTATTATAATATATTAAATTTTGATAGAGAAGTGTTTCAGAAGAATTTCTATGAAGCTTTTAAATCATTTTTCACTAAATATTTTAGTGGGAACAGAACTGCCTATAATAATGAGATATCTTATGCTGAATTTTTATCTTATGGTTTTTGTGGTATTGTGATGGATTGGATTTTAACTAAATGTAAGGAATCGTTAGAATTGATGATTGTAAACGTTGTAAGTTTAGTTAGAAGTATTGAAATAAAATAG
- a CDS encoding NAD(P)/FAD-dependent oxidoreductase yields the protein MAEIYDVIIIGGGPAGLTAALYNARARLKTLVLEKTKLGGQIALTHEIANFPGAVKGAGEEPSGAELIARMTEQAQRFGAEIIIGKEVTDLLLEGSLKRVSCSDGTIFQTRSIICANGAVPREIGCPGEIEFKGKGVSYCATCDGAFFEELEVYVVGGGNSAVEEALFLTSFARKVTLIQNLDKLTASAIAIEQAKANDKIHYMYHTVVEAISGDGLVEAMTLRNTETNETFVVEADDEDGTFGIFVFIGYVPTTALYEGMLDLTDQGYIVTNDLLETSISGVFVAGDIRPKLLRQVITASGDGATAAFSAQRYLETNELN from the coding sequence ATGGCTGAGATATATGATGTCATCATCATTGGCGGCGGCCCTGCAGGTTTAACAGCTGCCTTGTACAATGCACGAGCTAGGTTAAAGACCTTAGTATTAGAAAAAACAAAATTAGGTGGACAAATTGCTTTAACACATGAAATTGCTAATTTCCCAGGTGCAGTAAAAGGAGCAGGGGAAGAGCCATCAGGTGCTGAGCTGATTGCACGTATGACAGAGCAAGCACAACGTTTTGGTGCTGAAATTATTATTGGCAAAGAAGTGACTGATTTGTTGTTAGAAGGAAGTTTGAAACGTGTGAGTTGTTCAGACGGTACAATATTTCAAACAAGAAGCATTATTTGTGCTAACGGGGCAGTACCAAGAGAAATTGGTTGTCCAGGTGAAATAGAATTTAAAGGTAAGGGTGTTTCTTATTGTGCCACCTGTGATGGTGCTTTTTTTGAAGAGTTGGAAGTTTACGTCGTTGGCGGAGGTAATTCAGCTGTAGAAGAAGCCTTATTTTTAACTAGTTTCGCTAGAAAAGTGACACTCATTCAAAATTTAGATAAATTAACCGCTTCGGCGATTGCAATCGAACAAGCAAAAGCAAATGATAAAATACATTACATGTACCATACCGTAGTAGAGGCAATAAGTGGCGATGGTCTAGTGGAAGCTATGACTCTTAGGAATACTGAAACAAATGAAACATTTGTAGTGGAAGCTGACGATGAAGATGGAACATTTGGTATTTTTGTTTTCATTGGCTATGTTCCAACGACCGCACTCTATGAAGGAATGCTCGATTTAACAGATCAAGGATATATTGTCACAAACGACTTATTAGAAACAAGTATTTCTGGAGTTTTTGTGGCAGGGGATATTCGACCGAAACTATTGAGACAAGTCATTACGGCAAGTGGAGATGGTGCTACTGCAGCATTTTCAGCACAACGTTATTTAGAGACAAATGAATTAAATTAA
- the grdD gene encoding glycine/sarcosine/betaine reductase complex component C subunit alpha, giving the protein MAELNKVIKEVLLDLADYVEIGQAEPKVRIGLTIDGSELGLANMHQAVIMASRQTNFDIVVIGSKVDWPEAETIATDTEQATYDKMEELLDNGYLSACITLHYNFPIGVATVGRIVTPAYGKEMIIATTTGTTSTNRTEAMILNTINGISVAKSLGIRKPTVGVLNIEGARAVERSLREMTDQGYAINFGQSDRSDGGSVMRGNDMLTGTVDVMVCDSLTGNLIMKLMSANTSGGKFETTGYGYGPGVGSNHNRNILIISRASGAPVIANAMAYAYQLVKGDLIKCVAAEYRAANQAGLKKIVDSLSDNNEPTQAEVLVPSKEIVTFEITGIDVIELEDAVRILWENNIYAESGMGCTGPVILLNESNIVRATEYLRQANFIK; this is encoded by the coding sequence ATGGCTGAATTAAATAAAGTAATTAAAGAAGTATTGTTAGACTTAGCAGATTATGTTGAAATAGGACAGGCAGAACCCAAAGTCAGAATTGGGTTAACAATTGATGGAAGTGAATTAGGTTTAGCTAATATGCATCAAGCTGTCATAATGGCTTCACGTCAAACCAATTTTGATATTGTCGTGATAGGTTCAAAAGTAGATTGGCCAGAAGCTGAAACAATTGCTACTGATACCGAGCAGGCGACGTATGACAAAATGGAAGAATTGTTAGATAATGGTTATTTGTCGGCGTGCATCACCTTACACTATAATTTTCCCATTGGAGTAGCTACGGTTGGACGTATTGTCACACCAGCTTACGGTAAAGAGATGATTATAGCGACAACGACTGGTACGACTAGTACTAATCGGACTGAGGCTATGATTTTAAATACAATTAATGGTATTTCTGTCGCTAAAAGCTTAGGCATTAGGAAACCGACGGTTGGAGTGTTAAATATAGAAGGTGCTCGAGCTGTTGAACGAAGTTTACGTGAGATGACAGATCAAGGATATGCTATTAATTTTGGTCAAAGTGATCGTAGTGATGGCGGCAGTGTAATGCGTGGGAATGACATGTTAACAGGAACTGTAGACGTGATGGTATGTGATAGCCTGACAGGAAATTTAATCATGAAGTTAATGTCTGCTAACACTAGTGGAGGGAAATTTGAGACAACTGGTTATGGTTATGGCCCAGGTGTAGGATCTAATCATAATAGAAACATTTTGATTATTTCACGGGCTAGTGGCGCACCAGTTATTGCCAATGCTATGGCATATGCCTACCAGTTAGTCAAAGGAGATTTAATTAAATGTGTAGCTGCTGAATATAGGGCAGCTAACCAAGCCGGTTTAAAAAAAATTGTTGATAGCTTATCTGACAATAATGAACCTACCCAAGCTGAGGTTCTGGTACCGTCCAAAGAGATTGTCACATTTGAAATTACAGGCATTGATGTGATTGAACTGGAAGATGCCGTTCGTATTTTATGGGAAAATAACATTTATGCAGAAAGTGGTATGGGCTGTACAGGACCAGTTATTTTGCTTAATGAAAGTAATATAGTTAGAGCGACAGAATATTTAAGACAAGCTAATTTTATTAAATAG